Within the Salvia hispanica cultivar TCC Black 2014 chromosome 4, UniMelb_Shisp_WGS_1.0, whole genome shotgun sequence genome, the region CAGAAGCAACTGACGACGGTGGTGATAAGCAAATCAGTTGCATCCATTTCTATCAAGATCTGCAAAATGTGATAGAGAAAATGGATTTGATCAAGAAAGAGGTGACTGTGATAACAATGGCGAAGGAAGAGCACAAGAGAAAGGTGGCATCTGATGATGCTGGTTTAAGATTCAGCTCCACTGAGAAGAAGCATCTTATGGTTGGGTTTGATGATATGCTTCTTCAACTCCTGGATAGGCTTACTGATCGAAAAACCAATCGCCAGATCATACCTATCGTAGGGATGGGTGGCATCGGCAAAACCACTCTTGCAAAAGGTGCGTATGAACACAAGCTTATTAAGGAGCATTTTGATATTTGCGTGTGGGCTACTATATCTCAAGTTTATAATATAGTAGACACTCTCAGGGAAGTTCTCACTCAAGCAGGAGGATCCTCGACCAGTATGGATGGAAAAGAATTGGAAGTAAGATTACACAAGTCCTTATGGGGTAGGAGGTATCTCATTATATTAGATGATATGTGGAGTATAGATGTGTGGGATAGGTTGAAATTTTCCTTTCCTGATTGCAGTGACGGTAGTCGAATAGTAGTAACAACGAGGATGTCGAACTTAGCTGCCCACTTGACTGATTCGTATAGCGTCTTTAAGATGAGATTTCTAAACGAAGTTAGTAGTTGGACTTTGTTCTCCAAAACTGTATTTGGGGAACAAAGTTTTCCTACTCATCTCGAGGATATTGGAAAGAAAATTGTCGAAAAGTGTAATGGACTTCCTTTGTCTATTGCTGTTGTAGGAGGTCTAATGGCTAAATCAGAAGTTACACTAGAATATTGGGAGCACATAGAGGAAAACTTAAGCTCAATAGTGAATGCGGAGAATGATGATTATTGTTTGAGAATATTGAAACTGAGCTATAATCACTTACCTGCCTATCTAAAGCCTTGTTTTTTGTATTTCGGAGTGTTTGAGGAAGACCGTGTAACTGATGGTTCAATAATCATCCGACTATGGGTTTCTGAAGGATTTCTTAAATCAATAGACAACAAAAGCTTGACAACAGTTGCCGAACAATACTTGAAAGAACTAGTGGATAGAAATCTCATTCTAGTTCATCAGTCGGGGATACTCGGGCATGTAAAATCctataaaattcatgatttactTAGAGATCTATCTGTGAAAGAAGCTGAAAAACAGAGGTTCTTTTATGTGTTGAGGGATCAAATTCCTAAAGGACTAATTAGCCAACAACGTATTGTTATTCATGGAAGCACTTCAAAGGAAAAAATCAAGGATGCCTTGGAATATATGCCCCATGCTCGTTCTTATCTAGTATTTGGTGATCCAATTGTTGGCCAATTCCCAAATTCTAGATTTATGAGGATATCGCATATGTGTGGTTGGCTAAGTGAAGAAGAGCATTCACAGTTAAATGTGTTTGAGTTGATGAACTCACGATACCATAGGTTTgcaattaataagaagtttgAAATTCCTTCTTCCGTCAATCTGCTTTGGGATCTAGATACACTAATTATAAGTGGTGTGAAAGAGTTGATTGCTCCAACTGAAATATGGAAAATGTATAAACTTAGGCATCTAGAGTTTGAATTTTCGAGATTGCATCTCCCAGATCCTCCGAGCGCGGACGATGATATTATTATGATGGAGAATCTTGAAGTGCTGAAAGGCGTGACAAATTTGAATGTAAGTGAAGATATTGTAAAAAGAATTCCCAATATCAAGGAATTGGATATGATGCTAATTGATAGAGTGAACTATCTGAGCTGTCTTGAATGTCTTAGTAAATTGGAATCCTTGGCGTTGTGGGTCTACTCTACTGATATTGGAAAGTATGTGCTTCAGATCAACTTCCCAGCCTCCCTTAAAAAGTTGATTCTCCTGCTACCAAGTGATTCAGAGTGGGAGGACATACTGCAAAAGATAGGCTCATTACCAGTTCTTGAGATGCTCGTATTAAGTGGAGGTCGTTTCAGAACACGTGGGTGGGAAACAATTGAAGACCAATTCCAGAGTCTCAGGTCACTAACATTGTCTGATTGTGGTAATCTAGAAAACTGGACAATGGAAGACAGCTCCCACTTTCCACTTCTTATAGATCTCTGTCTTTCTGGGTTATATGAATTGAAGGAGATTCCATCAGAAATTGGAGAAATACCAACACTCAGGTCAATTCAGCTGTACTTTTGCAATGAATCTGTGGTGTTGTCAGCTAAACAGATAGTAGACGAACAAGAGGATTTACATGGAAACCAATTACACCTTTTTGTTCAATGTGAGCGTTACAGTTGTGGAGAAACATAAAGCTAAAGCGCTGCAGAAGTTGGCAACTTCCAACttttttgtgtttggtttTCCCCCTAATTCTAGTTTACTaagtttctctctttctcttctcaGACTGCAAGGTGATAAGAAATTTCTCTGTAacatcaattttcatttctcaatttgCGAATGTGGAATTGCTTTGATACACGTACACTTTTTGAAGccgaaaaaaaacaaaaatgcatcTTGTTTAAGTCCGATATTTTACTTCCACGTTACCGACCACATGTAACAGCAATGCTCAATtactaggagtatatttttcctTTGAAATTGTACAGTGTTACATacaaaatttgtgaaatattcATTGTCCAATTCTGAAACGCTAAACGCCCATACAATCAAGTAACAGCAACCCAAACAAGAGAGTCACTGGGAACAAGTCTAATTTAGATGGTTagtttaaatgcaattaaaatgTTGCTGATAATTAAGTTTTacaaaatcatataatatgaACTTGTAGAGTAATGTGTGCTTGTGTAGTCAGCCCATCAAATAGGCCCAGCCCAAGAAGATAATCAAGAGGCTAGTTCAAATATCTTGAACTAGCCGTTGGGATACAAGAAGTTAGTTAGCTATTCTGTTTTGCTTTTCTCTCTTGATCTCCTTCTTGGTTTTGTTGTAGCAGAGGGTTAGTATAAAAAGGTGTAATCTACTTCTTTTTTCAATAAGATTCACACACTCTTTCCCTCAAGAATTCCCTAACATACGCAATACTTTCTCTCCACAATTTCTGAGTTCGATCATCAATCAAGATTCCATCACAGTTtggcgccgtctgtgggaagACGGAGAGGATATCAATTCAGAAATGGCTGCGCGATTGGAGGCCGAGAAATTCACCGGGAGCAATGATTTTGGGCTCTGGCGATTAAAGATCAAGGCACTACTGATCCAGCAAGGATTGTCTGCAGCTCTGGATGAAAAGGCAGATGATCAGAAGGCAGGCGAGGTGCTCGATGAAAAGGCTAAGACCAAGCTAGCTGAGATACACGCTAAGGCTCATAGCGTGGTGATATTGTGCCTTGACAATAAGGTACTAAGGGAAGTTTCTAAAGAAACTACAGCAGCTGGGGTCTTGACCAAGTTAGAGAGTCTCTACATGACAAAGTCTTTAGCCAACCGTTTGTGTATGAAGCAGAGGCTCTATGCATATAAGTTTGTGGAAGAGAGGGGAATAACAGAGCAGCTGGAGGAGTTTAATAAAGCAGTGGATGATCTTGAGAACATTGATGTTCAAATCGAGGATGAAGACAAGGCTATTCTGTTACTGAATGCCCTTCCCAAGAGCTATGATCATCTGAGAGATGCCATGGTATATTGGAGAGAAAAGACCATCACACTCACTGAGGTTCAATCTGCACTAAGATCAAAGGAGTTGCAAAAGGGATCTGCACAGCCACAAGATGCAGTTCCTGAAAGCCTTCATgtcaagaaattcaagaagGGGAAGTTCAAGAAGAAGGCTGATGAAGTGAAGTCCTCCACACCAAATCAGAGGGAGACTAGATCATGCCATTGGTGCAAGAAACCTGGCCACATCAAAAAGGATTGTTATGCTTGGAAAAAGAAGCAGGCCGAAGGTAACTCTCACCCCTCCTCTGATTGTGTTGAAGAATGTGCTCCTCCAGAAATACTAAATGTTATGGAAAGTGGCTTGACTGGTGTATGGATTATGGATTCTGGTTGTAGTTTTCATATGTGCCCACATAAGTCTTGGTTTCTTGATATGAGGGATGCTACTGGTTCAGTGTTGTTAGGCAATAACACAGTGTGCAATGTGAGGGGAATTGGAACTGTAAAGTTAAGAATGCATGATGGCTCTGTGAAATTGTTGAGTGAAGTTAGGTACATCCCTGAGATTAAAAGGAACCTAGTCTCACTGGGGTTACTGGAAGTTAAGGGCTTCACATTCACCTCCTCGGGTGGCAGAATGGAGGTCAAGAAAGGGCCTCATACTGTGATGATGGCTGAGAGAAGAAATAGTCTCTACTACCTATTAGCTGAAGCCATTACTAGAGACTCCAACACTGCCATGATTGATGACTTGAGGTTATGGCATGAGAGGCTTGGTCATCCTGCAGAAGGCAGCATCAAGGAGCTTGTGAAGTCAGGAATAATCCCAGGAGATGTTACATCAAGTCTTGGCCCATGTGAGCATTGTGTGTTGGGGAAGGCCAAGAGATCTCCATTCTCTGCAGGTTTTCTACCTCACCTTTAGAGTATGCCCACTCAGACTTATGGGGCCCTACACCAGTTAATACACTTGGTGGGGGAAGGTACTACATGACTATTATTGATGATTATAGTAGAAAAGTCTGGGTTTATATCCTTAAAGAAAAGTCAGAAGCCTTCCAGATGTTCAAGTATTGGTGTAAGGAGGTTGAGGCTGAAAAAGGTTCTAAGTTGAAGTGCTTGAGAACTGACAATGGGCTTGAGTATTTGTCCAAGGAGTTTGAGATATTATGCAAGGAAAATGGGATCAAAAGGCACAAAACAGTCCCAGGCACtccacaacaaaatggagtTGCAGAGCGCATGAATAGGACTATTATGGAAAGAGTGAGGTGCATGTTGTTTGCAGCAGGAATGAGCAAGAAGTTCTGGGGAGAGGCAGTATCTACAGCAGCATATTTGATAAACAAATGTCCCTCTACCAGCTTGAAAGGGGATACCCTGACTTTAGATGGTATGGTGGCCATGGGACTACTCTAAGGTCAGGACATTTGGTTGCAAATGCTTTGCACATGTGAAGCAAGGCAAGCTGGAGGCCCGAGCTCTGAGATGTGTCATGCTGGGATATCAGAAGGGGGTAAAAGGGTACAGACTCTGGTGTGTGGAGGAGGGTAAGCAAAAGATTGTGATCAGCAGAGATGTAACATTTGTTGAACACCTCATGCCTTACCTAGAGAAGTTTGAAAGCAACAAGAAATCTGACTCTACTCAGATTGAGGTGGAGAATCAGGATTCCTTTCTTGAGCCTATAATAACTGCTGATGATCAGCCCCTAAAGCCTAATGATATCACCTTAGAAACAGATGAAGAAGGTCCCTCACAGCAGATAGGACTCggagaataaatataaaggcCCCATCCAGATATGCAGAGGCTGACATAATCTCTTATGCATTATGTGCTGCTGAGAAGCTTGAATGCTCTGAGCCTGCCACATACACTGAAGCTGTGTCAACCAgtgaaagaaagaaatggaTTGAAGCTATGAATGATTAGGTAGACTCCCTGATTAGAAACAAGACTTGGATATTAGTTGAGAGGACTGAGTTTATGAAACTAGTCAGTTGCAAGTGGTTATTCAAGAAGAGAGTGGAGTCTTCTGGAGATGAGAGTGTGAGATTCAAGGCTCGATTGGTGGCAAGGGGCTTTACTCAAGAAGAGGGCATTGATTACAATGAAGTGTTTGCCCCTGTTGTAAAGCATACTTCAATCAGAATCCTGTTGGCTGTAGTTAATCAGAGGAATTGGGATTTGCAGTAGTTGGATGTAAAAACCGCATTCTTGCATGGAGACTTAGAGGAATCCATCTATATGTGTCAGCCTGAAGGGTATGTGAAGAAGGGGgatgagaataaagtatgccTCCTCAAGAAAAGCCTCTATGGACTTAAGCAAAGTCCAAGACAGTGGAATAAGAAATTTGATTCTCATATGTCTAACAATGGTTTTGCTAGGTCTAAGTATGATGATTGTGTTTATGTTAAGAAGAGAGGTGGAGTTCCAGTAGCTTACTTGCTGATCTATGTGGATGATATTCTCATAGCTGGACCTTCTAAGCATGAAATTCAGTTGGTAAAAGATGGATTATCTAAGAGCTATGAAATGAAAGACTTGGGAGATGCAAGGAGAATTCTTGGCATGGACATTATAAGGAACAGAGAAGAGGGGACCCTGTGGCTATCACAGACAAATTATGTGAAGAAAGTGCTAAAGAGTTTTAATATGGATAATGTGAAGGCTGCTGCCACACCCCTATCACAACACTTCAAATTGACCAAAAGCCAAGCCCCAGGAAACTTGCAAGAGGCTGAGGAGGTGAAGAATGTCCCATATGCAAACATCATTGGTAGCTTGATGTATGCTATGATCTGTACCCGACCTGATATTTCACATGCTGTAAGTATCACTAGCAGATTCATATCTGCATTTGGTAAGGAGCACTGGAGTGCCTTGAAGTGGGTACTAAGGTACCTTAAAGGAGCAGGAGGTTGTGGAATATTGTATAAACAGTGGAATGGATCTAATGGAGAGGAAATTCAGGGGTTTTGTGATGCAGACGATGCTGCAAACCTTGATAATAGAAAGTCTCAAACTGGATATGTTCACCATGTTTGGATCAGCAATAAGTTGGAAGTCTACCCTGCAGAGTGTGGTTGCTTTGTCAACCACAGAGTCTGAATATATAGCATTAACCTCTGCAGTGAAGGAGAGTTTTTGGATAAAGGGAATTGCTGCTGAGTTTGAGGTGGAGCAGGGTGCAGTGACAGTGTGCATTGTGACAGCAGCAGTGCCTTATGTCTTGCTCGACATTAGACTTTCCATGAGCGTAGTAAGCACATTGATGTGCGTCTACACTTCATCAGAGATGAGGTGGAGAAAGGGAATGTTAAGGTGGTGAAGATCAGTACTCTGCATAACCTTGCAGACATGTTTACAAAGGCTCTACCGAAAGAGAAATTTGAGCATTGTAAAGAGTTGATAAGTGTCTGTGATCATGGCTGAACTACATCAGCAAGGTGGAGAATTGTAGAGTAATGTGTGCTTGTGTAGTCAGCCCATCAAATAGGCCCAGCCCAAGAAGATAATCAAGAGGCTAGTTCAAATATCTTGAACTAGCCGTTGGGATACAAGAAGTTAGTTAGCTATTCTGTTTTGCTTTTCTCTCTTGATCTCCTTCTTGGTTTTGTTGTAGCAGAGGGTTAGTATAAAAAGGTGTAATCTACTTCTTTTTTCAATAAGATTCACGCACTCTTTCCCTCAAGAATTCCCTAACATACGCAATACTTTCTCTCCACAATTTCTGAGTTCGATCATCAATCAAGATTCCATCACagaactaaaataatttgtttagaACTAGAAACTATCACATTTAATgtgtaaagtaaaaaaaatatcaaataaacataGAAGACTAATTTTagacttttgtcatttttaaagttaagaTAAAACTAATCAAGATCGATATATATTCGATCACTGACCCatgtaaaaataaactatgCTGTAAAACTTGTTGCACTTCTACAATTATGCTAAAATTAAGACATTAACCCCATTTCAAATTGTCAATGTTAGCtgaacaatatttaaaatgctCGATTAAGCTTCAGTTTAAATCCGAGCAATAAATCAAGGCTCAGTTTTGGGCTCTGTAAATAATTGGCGTGTAAAAGCCTGCTTTTTGAATTAAAAGATTTGGACTGGAAATTTATTTTCGGAGCCCACTAAGGTTATGGGCCTATGAGGCGATCTATgtaaaaaattatctaaatagaaaaattatctTCCATCGT harbors:
- the LOC125221416 gene encoding disease resistance protein RPP13-like; its protein translation is MAAYAALISLMRILKDIETHPSPPISLDNQQVQSLTEIVTFLQEFLESYKSPYEYSDEADPLEIRIIDATHAVEDVIESYIIDIIQFSAEATDDGGDKQISCIHFYQDLQNVIEKMDLIKKEVTVITMAKEEHKRKVASDDAGLRFSSTEKKHLMVGFDDMLLQLLDRLTDRKTNRQIIPIVGMGGIGKTTLAKGKFSLKQEDPRPVWMEKNWK
- the LOC125221417 gene encoding putative late blight resistance protein homolog R1A-10; this encodes MSNLAAHLTDSYSVFKMRFLNEVSSWTLFSKTVFGEQSFPTHLEDIGKKIVEKCNGLPLSIAVVGGLMAKSEVTLEYWEHIEENLSSIVNAENDDYCLRILKLSYNHLPAYLKPCFLYFGVFEEDRVTDGSIIIRLWVSEGFLKSIDNKSLTTVAEQYLKELVDRNLILVHQSGILGHVKSYKIHDLLRDLSVKEAEKQRFFYVLRDQIPKGLISQQRIVIHGSTSKEKIKDALEYMPHARSYLVFGDPIVGQFPNSRFMRISHMCGWLSEEEHSQLNVFELMNSRYHRFAINKKFEIPSSVNLLWDLDTLIISGVKELIAPTEIWKMYKLRHLEFEFSRLHLPDPPSADDDIIMMENLEVLKGVTNLNVSEDIVKRIPNIKELDMMLIDRVNYLSCLECLSKLESLALWVYSTDIGKYVLQINFPASLKKLILLLPSDSEWEDILQKIGSLPVLEMLVLSGGRFRTRGWETIEDQFQSLRSLTLSDCGNLENWTMEDSSHFPLLIDLCLSGLYELKEIPSEIGEIPTLRSIQLYFCNESVVLSAKQIVDEQEDLHGNQLHLFVQCERYSCGET